DNA from Acidobacteriota bacterium:
ATGGACACGATGACCGCCTTCGCGGCGTCCGGAGACGGCGGCGGGAACGACGTGAGCCGGTTCGTCGTCGCCGGCGGCTCGAAGCGCGGCTGGACCACCTGGACCACGGCAATGGTCGACGACCGGGTGGTCGCGATCGCGCCGATCGTGATCGACCTCCTGAACCTCGAAGCCTCCTTCGAGCACCACTGGAAGGCCTACGGCTTCTGGGCGCCGGCGATCGGTGACTACGTGTACGAGGGGATCACGGACTGGTTCGGAACTCCCGAGTACCTGGAGCTCCAGAAGATCGTCGAGCCCTACAACCACCTCGACAAGCTCACGATGCCGAAGTACCTGATCAACGCGACCGGCGATCAGTTCTTCCTGCCCGACTCGGCCCAGTTCTACTTCGACGACCTGCTCGGCGAGAAGCACCTGCGCTACGTGCCGAACACCGAACACTCCCTCGGCGGCAGCGACGCGGCGGTCGGTTTCCTGGCCTTCTACCAGGCCATTCTGGATGGCGTGGACCGGCCCGACGTCGACTGGTCGATCGAGACCGACGATTCGGGCGGCGCCGCCATCACTGCCTGGGTGGCGAACGACATGGAGCCGAGTCGGGTTCTCCTGTGGCAGGCCTCGAACCCGGAAACGCGCGACCTTCGGGTCGACACGATCGGCCGGTCGTGGACCAGCGCCGCCGTCGAACCCGGCGAGGACGGCAGGTGGGTCGGCGCCGTCCCCGCGCCGGAACGCGGCTGGACCGGCTTCTACCTCGAGTTCGCCTTCCCCGGGCCCGGCGAGGCGCCGTTCCAGTTCTCGACCGAGATCAAGGTGGTGCCGGAGGATCTACCCTTCGGCTGGCCACCGGAGACGCCGGCGAGCGAGTAGGCCGATGGCGGAGAACCCGCGGAAGCGAGGGCGACCGGCAACGGATCGGCCGACGTCCTGGATCGCCAAGGCCATGGGTGCAAGGGTCAACCTCTCCGACAAGGAAG
Protein-coding regions in this window:
- a CDS encoding PhoPQ-activated pathogenicity-related family protein, giving the protein MKRARDLLTLLAIGLLVVGCAGGADYGGAEPASDAGPASNEILQNYVDTPDLAYGWTLVNSEPGNGYTLHTIEMTSQTWLTEAEVDRPLWTHWLMVVEPDEVRSDHAFLYISGGRNGGDPPEQANPLTLQPALATGSFTAELRMVPNQPLNFVGDDYGERVEDELIAYGWDKFLRGEDAIWLARLPMTKAAVRAMDTMTAFAASGDGGGNDVSRFVVAGGSKRGWTTWTTAMVDDRVVAIAPIVIDLLNLEASFEHHWKAYGFWAPAIGDYVYEGITDWFGTPEYLELQKIVEPYNHLDKLTMPKYLINATGDQFFLPDSAQFYFDDLLGEKHLRYVPNTEHSLGGSDAAVGFLAFYQAILDGVDRPDVDWSIETDDSGGAAITAWVANDMEPSRVLLWQASNPETRDLRVDTIGRSWTSAAVEPGEDGRWVGAVPAPERGWTGFYLEFAFPGPGEAPFQFSTEIKVVPEDLPFGWPPETPASE